The following nucleotide sequence is from Thunnus albacares chromosome 15, fThuAlb1.1, whole genome shotgun sequence.
CATCCAAAGCTAAGCAGAGGCGAATGCCAAAATGCTGGAAGCGCCAGAGAGCAGCGGCAGAGGCAGCAGCACAGTGCTCTGTAATTGCTGGTTTTCTCAGTACTCTTTGTTCAACTAGAAACGTTTCCCCCCCCTTTTCCTCATCCACGGCCTGACAGTTTTCTTAGAGGGGAATATATGCAGACTAGTAGTTATAAATAACCTGCCTTTGTTGCTCGTTCATTAGCAGTAGCTAAGCCAGCACCGTGGACCGCTGAATGCTGGGCCTTTTGAGAAAAAGGTTAAAACGTGTTAAGTCATCATACAATCCtctttgggaagaaaaaaaaaaagctgatcgTTATTtccattttgctttttttttttctcgtggACTCGTGATGCAGTGGAAATAATATTAGCTACAGAAAGAGATGAGCGCTTCTGGGAGTTTTTCAAGGATCTTAAGCGTACATGTTTACAGTTTCTACGGTAGAAATCTGCAACGTTACTAATTGTCCTAATGCCATGTCTCAGTATGTGGCGTCATATTATATAAGCGGTTGATCTGTCTCTGTAGCACAAAGTTAGACGTCTGTAAATATACTGTGATTAAAAGGTTATTTTCCTTCACCCAGGTACATGTATAGCGATGAGATTGACCTGGAGGCAGACACGGTGCTGGCCACCCTGTATGCTGCCAAGAAGTACATTGTCCCTGCACTGGCCAAGGCCTGCGTCAACTTCCTGGAAACGAGCTTGGAGGCCAAGAACGCCTGCGTGCTGCTCTCCCAGAGCCGCTTGTTCGAGGAGCCTGAGCTGACGCAGCGCTGCTGGGAGGTGATTGATGCTCAGGCCGAGCTCGCCCTGTGCTCCGAGGGCTTCTGCGAGATTGACCTGCAGACGCTGGAGATCATCCTGCAGAGGGAGACCCTAAACACTAAGGAGGTGGTGGTGTTTGAGGCGGTTATGAGCTGGGCCACAGCAGAGTGCAAGAGACAAGGTTTGGGGCCCACCACTCGCAACAAAAGAGATGTCTTGGGGAAGGCGCTGTTCTTAGTGCGCATCCCCAGCATGAGCCTGGAGGAGTTTGCAAACGGGGCTGCGCAATCTGATATCCTGACACTGGAGGAGACCCACAATGTGTTCCTGTGGTACACGGCGGCTAAAAAGCCCACACTGGACTTCCCTCTGACCGCGAGGCAGGGCTTGGCGCCTCAGAGGTGCCACCGCTTCCAGTCCTCGGCCTACCGGAGCAATCAGTGGCGCTACCGCGGCCGGTGCGACAGCATTCAATTCGCGGTGGACAAAAGGATCTTTATCGCTGGTCTGGGGCTGTACGGGTCGAGCGGCGGCAAGGCCGAGTACAGCGTCAAAATCGAACTGAAGAGACAAGGGGTGACCCTGGCTCAGAACCTGACAAAGTTTGTGTCAGACGGGTCGAGCAGTACGTTTCCGGTGTGGTTCGAGCACCCTGTTCAGGTGGAGCAGGACGCCTTCTACACAGTCAGCGCTGTGCTGGATGGGAATGAACTGAGCTATTTCGGCCAGGAAGGCATGACGGAGGTGCAGTGTGGGAAGGTGACATTTCAATTCCAGTGCTCCTCTGACAGCACCAACGGGACCGGAGTACAGGGAGGACAGATCCCCGAGCTTGTGTTCTATGCATAAGCTGCTCTGGACTGCTGATGGAAAATTAGGTTTAGCCTCGCCTCCCAGCCTTCAAAGTAATGTAGCATCAAAGACACTTGAGTAATGTCACACTAAATGGCCTGGTTAGTTCTTTGAGAGactattttaaaaagcaaaaaggagctgttgttttatcttatttaatttaacgttatttttttttttatttaaatacttggTTAACGTTATTTGCTCTGATGCCTGTGTTTAAGGGCTGTGGCTGCTGTAGAAACAACATTAATACAGTGATTTGTGGTTATGTATCAAGCTGAGCTCCACAACTGGAACAAGTAGGGACTGCTTCAAATTGTGTAATTGCAAGTCTATATACGATGTTGTTACTATAGTCCGAGCAGTGACATTACACAAGGAGCAAAACTTTATGTAGTGTTATGATtctaaatgcaaaaaaaaaaaaaaaaaaaagtagaaatctTGTCAAAAACAGAGTTGTTTTGCACTTCAGAGGATGGCCTCAGAAACGTTGTCTTTTGTAAAATACAATTTAACTGTTAACGGCTTGATGCTGTTAAAGACCAGATGTGTTCTGTACAAGAATGCTTATACacctgatggaaaaaaacataaaggtTATAATGTGATTGAAGCCACAGACGTCACATCATTATGGTGCTGGGGGGGATGAGGGAATGGGGATCCGAGGGACAGCAGCGCCCTCTGGTTACGCCAGAGTGAACTACACCTTTTGTTCATGAAAACACTTGAGTTATTTGGTGCCATGAATGGATTACTGAAAGCACCTACCGGGCACAGACCCAGGGGTCCGAAGGGTCAAGAGGCCCCTAGTCAAGAACTTCTGTTTCAAGTTAGATTACTTGTTGGAAAGTCACAGCACTTCAGTAAAGAGTAGGGATGACCCACACAAGTTTACTTCATATATGCTGCTTCTATTATACAGCTGCACAGTGCATATTTTAGTAACAATAAGTCAACATTAAAATTAGCAATCTCAATATGTTTGACAGCAGAATGGCtaatattttgattttgtacAATATTTCTGGAGAGGAGTATCTGTTGTGGCAGGAAGGTTTGGATATGATTCAGACAGCCTTTCTGCATCTCCAGCATTAAGAAAATAGTTTAAATCAACAATAGAACTTCAGAGTTTTTACCTGCAACACACCCTTGATAAAAGATGCAAAATGCCTGTGAATGGAGCGGGTTTATGCTTTGCTTGCAGCATATAATTGAGCCTAAAAAGTGGGTCCAAACTAGATGATTGTGACTTGAGTCCATCCTTCTAGGGATCAGTCTTGCAGGATTCAAGATTGAGGTGAAAGTTATATCTGAAATTCTACTTTTGTAAAACTTTCTTGGGATCTTAGTAGGAAAAGTTGTAAATCCAACACACCCTgtaaaagatccaaaaacttATGATCTTAACAGGTTAATCAAGAAATTTGTGACGAATGGATCCAACCTTTTCTTTCCCAGCTCAGCCTGTCTGCTAGTACAGAATATTGATTCAATACCAGCACTATATGTCGCTATATTTGGCCCTAGAAGATGTGAGTGTTTACTAGGCAGGGAGGGTCCAGCTGCaatatgggaaatgtaggatccagtgtttttggagcttgacccatactaggaACTTAAAAAGTTAGAATATCTCAGACTCTGCTGCTTCGACTTTGactatttgttttaaaatctgcctcaaactttacgGTAGTGCGATACTAAATCCCTGGAGGACCCTGCAAGTTATTtgtataaatgacaaaaattatctggttccagcCTGTCAAGTATGATGCTTCTAACctttttatatcactgtaaattgaatTTGGTTTTGGGCTGTTAGTCAGACATTCTTGGAAACAGGCTTCTTcttctaaacttttttttttcctggtggTTTATTGACTAAATGACTAATCTTGTCATCAAAACAAGAATTATTTTTAGATGGTTTTCTTCATCTACATAAAAAGGCTTCTGTCAAACGGCA
It contains:
- the LOC122998677 gene encoding BTB/POZ domain-containing protein 6-B, with amino-acid sequence MPTADCRLLHHGRIMRCLTYLLLLPETLKKSKKVGKLPGRLPVCYEILTLSLTSKKKQQQKQEKEKMAAELYPAANTNNTNLANGTTVADTEKTKEVQVSQASSSSAATTPTTQQNINNNNVDPPSWQCSHPTLRERNALMFNNELMADVHFIVGPLGGSQRVPAHKYVLAVGSSVFCAMFYGDLAEEESEIHIPDVEPAAFLILLKYMYSDEIDLEADTVLATLYAAKKYIVPALAKACVNFLETSLEAKNACVLLSQSRLFEEPELTQRCWEVIDAQAELALCSEGFCEIDLQTLEIILQRETLNTKEVVVFEAVMSWATAECKRQGLGPTTRNKRDVLGKALFLVRIPSMSLEEFANGAAQSDILTLEETHNVFLWYTAAKKPTLDFPLTARQGLAPQRCHRFQSSAYRSNQWRYRGRCDSIQFAVDKRIFIAGLGLYGSSGGKAEYSVKIELKRQGVTLAQNLTKFVSDGSSSTFPVWFEHPVQVEQDAFYTVSAVLDGNELSYFGQEGMTEVQCGKVTFQFQCSSDSTNGTGVQGGQIPELVFYA